One window of the Helicobacter sp. 11S03491-1 genome contains the following:
- a CDS encoding iron ABC transporter permease, with protein MLNSAMIFRLYLFIILSYIVVIPIALSIGSVSLEWSNPDTMAKIILMDIRAPRVLMAILIGMLLSTSGLVVQSVFINPIADPYIIGIASSATFGAILAYLLKMPDFYYGIFGFVCCVGFSLLIFSISKRQNITTLLVIGIAMSSFLGAFTTLGIYLIGEDSFKIIAWLMGYLGGASWKEVFILIIPVTGCLIYFYIKRLELNILLSGDDEAKSLGINVSKSKRSLLIASSLGVAFCVGFSGLIGFVGLIIPHTIRILLKTNNHSLLLPMSCALGGVFLLVCDTFGRVILAPIEIPIGVITAFFGAPFFLYLAFQKSFKPC; from the coding sequence ATGCTGAACTCCGCTATGATTTTTAGACTTTACTTATTTATTATTTTATCCTACATAGTGGTTATCCCTATAGCCTTAAGTATTGGGAGTGTTTCTCTTGAATGGAGCAATCCGGATACAATGGCTAAAATTATTTTAATGGATATTAGAGCGCCTAGAGTTTTGATGGCAATATTGATTGGTATGCTGCTTTCAACATCAGGACTGGTTGTCCAAAGTGTTTTTATCAACCCTATTGCAGACCCCTATATTATAGGCATTGCTTCAAGCGCTACATTTGGGGCAATCTTAGCCTATCTTCTAAAAATGCCTGATTTTTACTATGGAATTTTTGGATTTGTTTGTTGTGTTGGATTTTCATTGTTGATATTTTCTATTTCAAAAAGACAAAACATCACTACATTACTTGTCATAGGTATCGCAATGTCTTCATTTTTAGGAGCATTCACAACTTTGGGTATTTATCTTATCGGGGAAGACTCTTTTAAAATTATAGCTTGGCTTATGGGTTATCTTGGGGGTGCTTCATGGAAAGAAGTGTTTATTCTAATTATTCCGGTGACGGGATGTTTGATTTATTTTTATATCAAAAGATTGGAGCTTAATATTCTTCTAAGTGGAGATGATGAAGCCAAAAGTCTTGGTATAAATGTTTCAAAATCCAAAAGATCTCTTTTGATTGCCAGTTCTTTAGGAGTAGCATTTTGCGTAGGGTTTAGCGGTTTGATAGGCTTTGTTGGTCTTATTATCCCCCATACAATTCGCATACTTCTAAAAACTAATAACCATTCTCTCTTACTTCCTATGTCTTGCGCATTGGGTGGGGTATTTTTGCTTGTTTGCGATACTTTTGGAAGGGTAATCCTTGCTCCTATAGAAATTCCCATTGGTGTGATCACGGCTTTTTTTGGAGCACCTTTTTTTCTCTATCTTGCGTTTCAAAAAAGTTTCAAACCATGCTAG